A single Ketogulonicigenium vulgare WSH-001 DNA region contains:
- a CDS encoding YdeI/OmpD-associated family protein, translating into MAEMITDPDVFFADGCGRCARYASDDCAARRWGQGLAALRQICRDAGLSEVAKWGHPCYMHAGRNIAIIGAFRDDFRLSFFDAALLKDPAGVLQRQGANTPHPDMLRFTDSAQVGAMGNVISAYLAEAMANAAAGLRPPKIETHVDMPVELQEALDEDPSFAAAFDALTPGRRKSYLIALSGAKAAQTRRDRIEKLRPKIFEGKGALER; encoded by the coding sequence ATGGCCGAGATGATCACGGACCCGGATGTGTTTTTCGCGGATGGCTGTGGACGTTGCGCGCGCTATGCCAGTGACGATTGCGCGGCACGGCGGTGGGGGCAGGGGCTGGCGGCGCTGCGGCAGATCTGCCGGGATGCGGGCCTTAGCGAGGTCGCGAAATGGGGGCATCCGTGCTATATGCATGCTGGGCGGAATATCGCCATCATTGGTGCTTTTCGCGACGATTTCCGGCTGTCATTCTTTGATGCGGCCCTGTTGAAGGACCCGGCGGGCGTCTTGCAGCGCCAGGGCGCCAACACCCCGCACCCCGATATGTTACGTTTTACCGATAGCGCGCAGGTGGGTGCGATGGGGAATGTGATCAGCGCTTATCTGGCCGAGGCGATGGCCAACGCCGCCGCCGGTCTGCGCCCGCCCAAGATCGAAACACATGTCGATATGCCGGTCGAGCTGCAAGAGGCGCTGGACGAGGACCCCAGCTTTGCCGCCGCCTTTGACGCGCTGACGCCGGGGCGACGCAAAAGCTATCTGATCGCCCTCTCGGGCGCCAAAGCCGCGCAAACCCGCCGCGACCGCATCGAAAAGCTGCGCCCCAAGATATTCGAGGGCAAAGGCGCGCTTGAGCGGTAA
- a CDS encoding D-sedoheptulose-7-phosphate isomerase, which yields MKNDVNFVSDYLDATIQVLQDTKALNEQILSAVDIWKSALKNGRKVIFCGNGGSAADAQHLAAELMGRFLFDRAPMPALSLTVDTSALTAIGNDYGYENVFARQLRGIGVAGDVIVGLSTSGNSVNVVKAFEVARELGIATIGMTGAGGGAMAPLSDLLLAVPHAQTNYIQEAHIAIGHMICAMVEVQLCSPKP from the coding sequence ATGAAGAACGACGTTAACTTTGTAAGTGATTATCTAGACGCTACTATTCAGGTGCTGCAGGATACTAAAGCGTTAAACGAACAGATTTTATCCGCCGTTGATATTTGGAAGTCCGCGTTGAAAAACGGCCGCAAGGTTATTTTCTGCGGCAATGGCGGATCGGCTGCAGACGCACAGCATCTTGCCGCTGAATTGATGGGACGCTTTTTGTTCGACCGCGCACCGATGCCCGCGCTGTCTCTGACGGTGGATACCTCGGCCCTGACGGCAATCGGCAATGACTATGGCTACGAAAACGTATTCGCGCGTCAGCTGCGCGGGATCGGCGTTGCCGGGGATGTCATCGTCGGATTGTCGACCTCGGGGAACAGCGTGAACGTGGTGAAAGCGTTTGAAGTTGCGCGCGAGTTGGGCATTGCCACGATTGGCATGACCGGAGCAGGCGGCGGCGCAATGGCCCCGCTGTCGGATCTTTTGCTGGCGGTCCCGCATGCGCAGACCAATTACATCCAAGAGGCCCATATCGCCATCGGTCACATGATCTGCGCGATGGTTGAGGTGCAGTTGTGCTCGCCCAAGCCGTAA
- a CDS encoding HAD-IIIA family hydrolase: MLAQAVILCGGLGTRLGELTASTPKPMLPVAGRPFVEYLILEAARYGFKRVTLLAGRFGEQVQEAYDGRVINGARVDVIIEPEPRGTGGALAYAHALGALDPAFLLMNGDSWIDMDLTVFVQNWNAYQREESGVFAQILLQSVPDSGRYGAVETAQGRVTGFREKTPERAGQAGQINAGVYILSRAVIAEIPTEQACSLEAEVFPRLVAAGQVAGVAAPDGAYFIDIGLPVTYAQVQDEFVAQRTRPALFLDRDGTLNVDRGYTHDPATLQWQPGARAAIKLANDRGYYVFVVTNQAGVARGFYDEDAVRQFHDAMQADLAQIGAHIDALEWCPHHVDATVEAYRKDCPRRKPAPGMINDLLAFWPVDMARSLMIGDAETDMAAAKAAGITGVHYKGGSLHALVLDHLK, from the coding sequence GTGCTCGCCCAAGCCGTAATACTTTGTGGTGGGCTAGGGACGCGTCTTGGGGAATTGACGGCCTCGACGCCCAAGCCCATGCTGCCCGTCGCTGGACGACCGTTCGTTGAATATCTGATCCTTGAGGCCGCGCGCTATGGGTTCAAGCGTGTGACGCTCTTGGCCGGACGCTTTGGCGAGCAAGTGCAGGAGGCCTATGACGGTCGGGTGATCAATGGTGCACGGGTTGATGTGATCATCGAGCCTGAACCGCGGGGCACTGGCGGCGCCTTGGCCTATGCCCATGCGCTGGGTGCGCTCGATCCGGCCTTCCTGTTGATGAACGGTGATTCATGGATCGACATGGATCTGACCGTCTTTGTGCAGAACTGGAATGCCTATCAGCGCGAGGAATCGGGCGTGTTCGCGCAGATATTGCTGCAAAGCGTGCCCGACAGTGGTCGCTATGGGGCTGTGGAAACGGCGCAAGGGCGCGTCACCGGTTTTCGTGAAAAGACCCCCGAGCGCGCTGGTCAGGCAGGTCAGATCAATGCCGGGGTTTATATCCTGTCGCGCGCGGTTATCGCCGAGATCCCGACAGAACAGGCATGCTCGCTAGAGGCCGAGGTGTTTCCTCGTCTTGTCGCTGCGGGCCAGGTCGCCGGCGTGGCTGCGCCTGACGGGGCATATTTCATTGATATCGGCTTGCCTGTCACTTACGCGCAGGTGCAGGATGAGTTTGTTGCGCAGCGTACGCGCCCGGCGTTGTTTCTGGATCGCGATGGCACGCTGAATGTTGATCGCGGCTACACGCACGACCCGGCCACGCTGCAATGGCAGCCAGGCGCGCGCGCGGCAATCAAGCTGGCGAATGATCGCGGCTATTATGTCTTTGTCGTTACCAATCAAGCGGGTGTCGCCCGCGGGTTTTATGACGAGGATGCTGTGCGTCAGTTCCATGACGCCATGCAGGCAGATCTTGCGCAGATCGGTGCCCATATCGATGCGTTGGAATGGTGCCCGCATCATGTCGATGCGACGGTCGAAGCCTATCGCAAAGACTGTCCGCGTCGTAAGCCTGCGCCCGGCATGATTAACGATCTACTGGCCTTTTGGCCCGTCGATATGGCGCGCAGCCTGATGATTGGCGATGCTGAAACGGACATGGCGGCTGCGAAGGCCGCCGGGATCACGGGGGTTCATTATAAAGGTGGCTCCTTGCATGCGCTGGTCCTGGACCATCTGAAATAA
- a CDS encoding GHMP family kinase ATP-binding protein has protein sequence MWISKTPLRASFLGGGTDYPSYFRDHPGAVLGSTIDKYVYIQALPLAAVAEQKYRVTYRTTESVQTVDEIRHPVIRESVKRWGGDMALNIATMSDLPGGTGLGSSSAFTVGFLNLLHQMRGDELTRYELARQAIHMEQDILQENVGVQDQIHAAFGGLSRYEFTGDGFSIEPLRLTTQRMNLLNRSMLLVYTGSQRSASQTLTTQEKRTKQGANADYLKEMYNMTKTGAALLEQDGDDLRVLQSFAEMLDLGWQLKRQLGEAVSNSAIDDLYIAGKELGARGGKLLGAGGGGFVLFLADPDLHPAFVERFGADNVIPISMTNGGSIVTKIG, from the coding sequence ATGTGGATTAGCAAAACGCCTCTGCGTGCCAGTTTTCTCGGCGGCGGTACGGATTACCCATCCTACTTCCGGGATCATCCCGGCGCAGTGCTGGGTAGCACAATCGACAAATACGTTTATATTCAGGCCCTGCCGCTGGCTGCGGTAGCAGAGCAGAAATACCGCGTCACGTATCGCACCACTGAAAGTGTGCAAACGGTGGACGAGATTCGGCACCCGGTGATCCGCGAAAGTGTCAAACGCTGGGGCGGTGATATGGCGCTGAATATCGCGACCATGTCGGATCTGCCGGGCGGCACCGGCCTTGGCAGTTCATCTGCGTTCACGGTCGGCTTTTTGAACCTGCTGCACCAGATGCGCGGTGATGAACTGACGCGCTATGAACTGGCGCGTCAGGCCATCCATATGGAACAGGACATCTTGCAGGAAAACGTCGGCGTGCAAGATCAGATCCATGCCGCATTTGGTGGATTGTCGCGCTATGAGTTCACGGGTGATGGCTTTTCAATCGAGCCGCTTCGCCTGACGACCCAGCGCATGAACCTGCTGAACCGTTCGATGTTGCTAGTCTACACAGGCAGCCAACGTAGCGCATCACAGACTTTGACTACGCAGGAAAAGCGCACAAAGCAGGGCGCGAATGCGGATTACCTCAAAGAGATGTATAACATGACCAAAACGGGCGCTGCCCTTTTGGAACAAGATGGCGACGATCTGCGCGTCTTGCAAAGCTTTGCCGAAATGCTGGATCTGGGCTGGCAGCTTAAACGTCAGCTGGGAGAAGCGGTCAGCAACTCGGCTATCGACGATCTGTATATCGCCGGAAAAGAGTTGGGCGCGCGCGGCGGCAAACTTCTGGGTGCGGGCGGCGGCGGCTTTGTGTTGTTCCTTGCCGACCCTGACCTTCATCCGGCATTCGTTGAACGTTTTGGCGCGGATAATGTTATTCCGATCTCGATGACGAATGGCGGCTCGATCGTGACCAAGATCGGGTGA